Part of the Methanobrevibacter boviskoreani JH1 genome is shown below.
AGAAGAATATTTGTAAATCTAAATTATATTGATAAGAAGGATTCCTATATTAAAATTAAGAAATTTTTCCAACATAATTTTAATGGTGGGGTTAACGAATATCAGGAGTTTCATGGTTTGATTGTGGAACATGCAAAACATTATTATTCTAAAAAGCCATATGGTGTTGATGACAAACTTTTAGAGGAATATAAACTCATTTAATCTTAAATTATAATTTCTTTATAGTTTATATATTTAGATTAAACTATCAAATATTATAACGTGATTTTGCTATTTTAAACTGTTTTTCATATTCCAATAGTTAAACCGTAAACTCTAGACATTCTATACACTCATTTCCTATTTTAAACATTTCTATTAACTTGTTTTACTATTTTAACTATTACTTCATGTGTTTACTGTTTTTTTATTTTAATTAATAGTTTAATCATTATCTTAATCAATAATTCCAGTTCCTTTTATTTTGCAATAAATTTTATATTGTCTCTATTTAAACTAAATTCAACTTAATATTTTGGATATGAACCGGCTATATTCATCTATTTGTTGAAAGTTTTTAAATCTTTACTAATTTTTAAACTGAAGATTCTTAAAAGTAAAATTATATTATATTTAAAAATTATATTAATTTTATATAAGATTGAAGTGAATTTAGTTGAATTTCAAGTGTAAAATTTATTGGATGAAAAATTTTTTATTTGTTGAAATTTTTTTTATAAGATTTATATTTTTGATTTATTTATTTTTAATTTTGTATAGATTTTTATATTAAATCTTATTAAATTTTCAATAATCTTTTAAAGTTTTACATGCTTATCTATTAATTATAAGTTATAAGTGCTCATTTATAACAAAAGATTTTAATAGGAATTATAATAAATTTTCAAGGTTAATTTAGCTTTTATATGTGAATTGCTGATTAATTTATTTTGTTTGGTCAAATTAAATGATGATATTTCTTTAAAATATTTAATTTCCATAATTATTTACACTTGAAATGTAAGACTAATTTTAAATAATTTTACACTTGAAACTTATCACTTAAATAAAATAAACTTTTTAAAATTCCGGTGATGAAATGGATTATCCAACTGTAAGAATGAGAAGACTTAGGAAGAATAGTAATATTCGTGATATTGTAAGAGAAACTAAACTAAATAAAGAAGATTTAATCTATCCTATTTATTTTAAGGAAGGTTTAAAGAAAGGTGAAAAGGAAGAAATATCCACAATGCCAGGACAATTCAGATATTCAATAGAGGATGGAGTGGAATATGCCAAGGAATTAGAATCAAAAGGACTTAGATCAATTATTGTATTTGGTATTCCTTTAGAGGAAACCAAGGATCCTGTTGGTTCACCTGCTTTTATGGAAAATGGTATTGTTCAAACAGCTATTAAGGCATTGAAGAAAGAAACAAATCTAGTTATTATTGGTGATGTATGTCTATGCCAATACACTTCCCATGGTCATTGTGGTTTAATCCAGGAATATGATAAAGGGGATATAAATGATACTACTGATGATGGAGTTAAAATATTGAATGATCCTTCACTTAAATATCTTGCAAAAACAGCTGTATCACAAGCTAAGGCTGGAGCTGATATTGTTGCTCCATCTGATATGATGGACGGTAGAGTGGAGGCTATAAGAAATGCTTTGGATGAGGAAGGTTACGAGGATGTCATGATCATGTCCTATTCTGCCAAATTCGCATCTTCATTCTATGCACCATTTAGGGATGCTGCCGATTCCGCTCCAGGTAAAGGTAATAGGAAATCTTATCAAATGGACCCTGCTAATGGTCGTGAAGCTATTCGTGAATGTGAACTTGATGTAGTTGAAGGTGCAGATATGTTGATGGTTAAACCGGCATTGCCTTATCTTGATGTTATAAAAACAGTTAAAGAGGATTTCAATCTTCCACTTGTAAGCTATAATGTAAGTGGGGAATATTCTATGATTATGGCTGCTATAGATAAAGGTTATTTAACTGAGGATTCAATCATGGAATCTTTAGTATCAATTAAAAGAGCCGGAGCAGATTTGATTATCACCTACTTTGCACCATACCTACTAGATCATTTATAAAAACAATGTTTCCAGTCTTTATTATTGTTTTTAAATGTTCTACAGGAATTTTCAAAATTATATTAAGTTTAATTCTTTTCTATTTTTTAAAATTTTTAATTTAGCCTATTTAAAAATTATATAATATGAAATTTAATAGATATAGTAAATAATTATTATCTTTAAAAAAATAAATGTTTAAGGAATTGTTATGATTAAGCCAGAACAAATTGGAAAAATAGTTCAGATAGCATCTGCACTTGAAGTTAGTGGTTATCCAAAACCTGGAAATGTTCATAGGACTCGTGATTTTGATGATATGGTCTTCGAAGACTTTATTATAAGTGGTATTGTAATAGGGGATATATTCACTGAACTTGCAGAAAGAACTATTGAAAATAAAGAAAATCTATCTGAGATAGCATTAGGTAAAACAATTTTGGATGCTGTAAGTGAAACTGATAACTGGGTTGAAAACAATACAAATCTTGGAATTGTAATGATGACTTCTGTTTTGGCAGCCGCTGCTGCATTAAGTGAGGATTTAACCAGTCTTAGATTGAATGTTGAAAAGGTGATGAATGCAACTACAGTTCAAGATGCTCTTGATTTATATGATGCAATAAATCTGGCCTCTGCAGGTGGAATGGGAAGTCAGGGGGAATATGATGTAAATGATGATAGTGCTAAACAGGAATTAATTGCCAATCGTCAAACTATGTTTAAAGTTTTAAAGATATCTGCTGGTTGGGATGATTTGGCCTGTGAAATGACTACTGGCATGCCTATTGTATTTACTGTCGGATATCCAACATATGCTGATTTAAGAAGAACCCATTCAATGAATTATGCGTCAGTTTTAACATTTTTAACAATTTTATCAAAATTCCCAGATACTTTGATATGCCGTAAATATGGAAAGGAAATGGGTCAAAAAGTTTCAGACAGGGTTTCTGAAGTTTTAAAACATAAAGATGATGATAATTTCCATGATGTCTTAGTTGAACTTGATGATAATCTGTTTGAAAATCATTTAAACCCAGGTAC
Proteins encoded:
- the hemB gene encoding porphobilinogen synthase, with protein sequence MDYPTVRMRRLRKNSNIRDIVRETKLNKEDLIYPIYFKEGLKKGEKEEISTMPGQFRYSIEDGVEYAKELESKGLRSIIVFGIPLEETKDPVGSPAFMENGIVQTAIKALKKETNLVIIGDVCLCQYTSHGHCGLIQEYDKGDINDTTDDGVKILNDPSLKYLAKTAVSQAKAGADIVAPSDMMDGRVEAIRNALDEEGYEDVMIMSYSAKFASSFYAPFRDAADSAPGKGNRKSYQMDPANGREAIRECELDVVEGADMLMVKPALPYLDVIKTVKEDFNLPLVSYNVSGEYSMIMAAIDKGYLTEDSIMESLVSIKRAGADLIITYFAPYLLDHL
- a CDS encoding triphosphoribosyl-dephospho-CoA synthase — protein: MKPEQIGKIVQIASALEVSGYPKPGNVHRTRDFDDMVFEDFIISGIVIGDIFTELAERTIENKENLSEIALGKTILDAVSETDNWVENNTNLGIVMMTSVLAAAAALSEDLTSLRLNVEKVMNATTVQDALDLYDAINLASAGGMGSQGEYDVNDDSAKQELIANRQTMFKVLKISAGWDDLACEMTTGMPIVFTVGYPTYADLRRTHSMNYASVLTFLTILSKFPDTLICRKYGKEMGQKVSDRVSEVLKHKDDDNFHDVLVELDDNLFENHLNPGTSADLTAASIMVYYLVKEFEKKNNY